From a region of the Candidatus Cloacimonas sp. genome:
- a CDS encoding tetratricopeptide repeat protein, producing MRYLWLILLLIPGLLFSDDIIPLQFNLITTAYNNMLTGNYEIAEKQYQQAAILYPQESSAWEGLLWAINAQGKFRKTLKTFSEAKIKLPEPEKLYNYYAYALSMQNRFPEARFYYKQALENMPANPLANEVSCEGLAYAYLALDNFPEAQTYFSRAAFISHRPLPAFKPSFNSTVYYKVPGKNKTAYGLMQSAQYKSAKLKLDYEYLQLDNAYFRDLFRADFTYQFTPLEAGINGSYLSGKDERVYPAWQLGAELCPKLYPGKIALNPELFVSLSHYPRFNVQQISFQPQVYWRDFTFAYALHSVFMDNEPSSTDSVHFAQQFSLTKFLPRNFKLGLYCGFGNDTWMIDNSGVIIDTFNQNGSYYGISLGKELFQHFYLYGYHQKWDSENIIYFSLAGIY from the coding sequence ATGCGTTATCTTTGGCTGATTCTTCTCCTCATCCCTGGTCTGCTATTTTCAGATGATATTATCCCTTTGCAGTTTAATCTTATTACTACGGCTTATAATAATATGCTTACCGGAAACTATGAAATAGCCGAAAAACAATATCAACAAGCAGCCATTTTATATCCACAAGAAAGTAGTGCTTGGGAAGGTTTACTTTGGGCTATTAATGCACAAGGCAAATTTCGCAAAACCCTAAAGACATTTTCTGAAGCCAAAATTAAACTGCCAGAGCCAGAGAAACTTTATAATTATTATGCCTATGCTCTTTCTATGCAAAACCGTTTTCCCGAAGCCAGGTTTTATTATAAACAGGCATTGGAAAATATGCCTGCTAACCCATTGGCAAATGAAGTTTCGTGTGAAGGTTTAGCTTATGCTTATCTTGCTTTGGATAACTTTCCTGAAGCACAGACATATTTTTCACGGGCAGCTTTCATTAGCCACAGACCTTTACCTGCTTTTAAACCTTCTTTTAATAGCACTGTTTATTATAAAGTTCCGGGGAAAAACAAAACTGCCTATGGTTTAATGCAATCTGCACAATATAAATCTGCTAAGTTAAAGCTTGACTATGAATATTTACAATTGGATAATGCCTATTTCCGAGACCTCTTTAGAGCAGATTTTACTTACCAATTTACTCCTTTGGAAGCAGGAATAAATGGTAGCTATCTTTCCGGAAAAGATGAACGCGTCTATCCTGCCTGGCAATTAGGAGCAGAATTATGTCCAAAATTGTATCCAGGAAAAATTGCTCTGAACCCGGAGCTTTTTGTTTCTCTCAGTCATTACCCGCGTTTTAATGTCCAGCAGATTAGTTTCCAACCCCAAGTTTACTGGCGTGATTTTACTTTTGCCTATGCTTTGCACAGCGTGTTTATGGATAATGAACCATCTTCCACAGATAGTGTTCATTTTGCTCAACAGTTTTCTCTCACCAAATTTTTGCCCCGCAATTTTAAGCTGGGTTTATATTGTGGTTTTGGAAATGATACTTGGATGATAGATAATTCCGGAGTGATTATTGATACCTTCAATCAAAACGGTTCCTATTATGGTATTTCCTTAGGCAAGGAACTTTTCCAGCATTTCTATTTATATGGCTATCATCAAAAGTGGGATAGCGAAAACATTATCTATTTTTCGCTTGCAGGTATTTATTAA
- a CDS encoding urea transporter: MNWTRFFRSVGSVILAIPDSYATVLFSDSVCLGLILLTITLLSPVVGLSGLFSLIVAILAVRILGFEHWESKSGITAFNSLLTGMMVGYYYPMQIISSAPINYLCFLLLVSLLTLLLYLFSSYLFHQLFRLPSMSLSFSIVAILLWYYFARIGYLSNYPFDKILLFSPAPKLPEFWRLFFISLGSIFFTPEVSAGILVSLALLIITRIGFGLALLGWTLNFILMRLMGVQPGSGVFYSGFNAILIMYAVAGIYLLPSKSSILIGLLATGIGFLFTVLFNVVYYHYNAFTGLYTPLLVPVFAFPFNIVVLLVIFSLRLRLKVSKPIMNDYGVFNPELSLQTYQERYKRFSHLGIPQFAIPLNGLWTITQGNNGIYTHKLDWAYAWDFEMLNSEKRSYDKEDNNLNDYFSYGKPVLASAAGYVVKISDGILDNPIGQINTKENWGNYVCLSHSYGLYSFYAHLKQSSIRIKVGDYVQKGDCIAQLGNSGRSSVPHLHFQVQLGIEPGSPTRLSHLINYKLVKEDKTYEFIGSGIPKEGDTISALVSEPHLQSILALQQHSEQQLQIKCGKKQSTEFWKVNLDLLGNFTIKSTKHTELGFSVYDGIYNSLSLKGNRKSALAAFAVIISRLPYIEQQEIYLTDEPALSVIISPALRHIVLFFSPLFPLFSACIYSKVKTNSKVIEIESDITYRILGIRYRNRTGKVILEKYKGLTALELIKKNKTLLKAETF, encoded by the coding sequence ATGAACTGGACACGATTTTTCAGGTCTGTGGGGTCAGTGATTTTAGCTATTCCAGATAGCTATGCCACGGTTTTGTTTTCGGATTCGGTATGTTTAGGTTTAATTTTACTGACTATTACATTATTATCTCCTGTTGTTGGATTATCGGGTTTATTCTCTTTAATTGTAGCAATTTTGGCAGTACGCATTTTAGGATTTGAGCACTGGGAATCAAAGAGTGGAATAACTGCTTTCAATTCCCTTTTAACAGGTATGATGGTTGGGTATTATTATCCAATGCAGATTATCAGCAGTGCCCCTATAAATTATCTTTGTTTTTTGTTGTTAGTTTCTTTGCTCACTCTTTTACTATATCTGTTTAGCAGTTATCTTTTCCATCAATTATTCCGTTTACCTTCTATGAGTTTATCTTTTTCCATAGTAGCTATCTTGCTATGGTATTACTTTGCACGCATAGGATATTTATCCAATTATCCCTTTGATAAAATACTGCTGTTTAGTCCAGCACCTAAGTTACCTGAATTTTGGCGTTTATTCTTTATTTCTTTGGGTTCTATATTTTTCACTCCTGAAGTTTCTGCAGGCATTTTAGTTTCATTAGCTTTACTAATTATTACGCGTATTGGATTTGGTTTGGCACTTTTAGGGTGGACGCTAAATTTCATATTAATGCGTTTGATGGGAGTGCAACCAGGTAGTGGAGTTTTTTATTCAGGTTTTAATGCTATTTTAATTATGTATGCAGTTGCGGGAATATATCTTTTACCAAGTAAAAGCTCTATTTTAATTGGGTTATTGGCAACAGGTATCGGTTTTTTATTTACTGTGCTGTTCAATGTTGTATATTATCATTATAATGCTTTTACGGGTTTATATACTCCTTTGTTAGTTCCGGTTTTTGCTTTTCCATTCAATATAGTTGTTTTGCTGGTAATTTTCAGTTTACGCTTACGGCTGAAAGTAAGTAAACCTATAATGAATGATTATGGTGTTTTCAATCCCGAATTGTCTTTGCAGACCTATCAGGAACGCTATAAAAGGTTCAGTCATTTAGGTATCCCCCAATTTGCCATACCGTTGAATGGTCTGTGGACGATCACACAAGGTAATAATGGTATTTATACTCATAAATTGGATTGGGCTTATGCTTGGGATTTTGAGATGTTGAATAGTGAAAAAAGAAGCTACGATAAAGAAGATAATAATCTGAATGACTATTTTTCGTATGGGAAACCTGTTTTAGCTTCAGCAGCAGGTTATGTAGTTAAAATTTCTGATGGTATTCTTGATAATCCTATTGGCCAGATTAATACTAAAGAAAATTGGGGCAATTATGTCTGCCTTTCTCATAGCTACGGACTCTACTCTTTTTATGCTCATCTTAAACAGAGTAGCATCAGAATTAAAGTTGGGGATTATGTTCAAAAAGGTGATTGTATAGCTCAATTAGGTAATTCAGGACGCTCTTCAGTTCCCCATTTGCATTTTCAAGTTCAATTGGGAATTGAACCTGGCAGCCCTACCCGTCTTTCACATCTTATTAACTACAAACTCGTTAAGGAAGATAAGACCTATGAATTTATCGGTAGTGGCATACCCAAAGAGGGAGATACAATTTCTGCCTTAGTGTCAGAACCACATTTACAGAGCATTTTGGCTTTACAACAGCATAGCGAGCAGCAATTACAAATAAAGTGTGGTAAAAAACAAAGCACTGAATTTTGGAAAGTAAATCTTGATCTTTTAGGCAATTTTACCATAAAATCTACAAAACATACCGAACTGGGCTTTAGCGTTTATGATGGAATATACAATTCTCTTTCTTTAAAAGGGAATCGTAAAAGTGCTCTTGCTGCTTTTGCGGTGATAATTTCTCGTTTGCCTTACATAGAACAACAAGAAATCTATTTAACTGATGAACCGGCTCTTTCGGTTATTATTAGTCCTGCGTTACGGCATATAGTCCTTTTTTTCAGTCCCTTATTTCCTCTTTTTTCAGCTTGTATATATAGTAAAGTAAAGACCAATTCCAAGGTTATTGAAATTGAGAGTGATATCACTTACCGCATTTTAGGCATCCGATACCGAAACAGAACAGGAAAAGTAATCTTAGAAAAATATAAGGGATTAACAGCTTTAGAGCTGATAAAGAAAAATAAGACCTTATTGAAAGCCGAAACATTTTAA